A DNA window from Nocardioides palaemonis contains the following coding sequences:
- a CDS encoding 2'-5' RNA ligase family protein — MPTIGVAIAIPEPWASELQDYRTSVGDTTAAQIPTHITLVPPTGIADDELASVGKHLACAAGSVEPFDIHLRGTGTFRPVSPVVFVTLAEGISSCELLAGAVRTGPLAVDLQFPYHPHVTVAHHLDDPALDRAFDELADFECRFAVDSFSLYVHDEEAGWRPTSSYDLG, encoded by the coding sequence GTGCCGACCATCGGAGTAGCCATCGCGATCCCCGAGCCGTGGGCGAGCGAGCTGCAGGACTACCGCACCTCCGTCGGGGACACCACCGCGGCGCAGATCCCGACGCACATCACGCTCGTCCCGCCGACCGGGATCGCCGACGACGAGCTCGCCTCGGTGGGCAAGCACCTCGCCTGCGCGGCCGGCTCGGTCGAGCCGTTCGACATCCACCTGCGCGGCACGGGCACCTTCCGCCCGGTGTCGCCGGTCGTCTTCGTCACCCTCGCGGAGGGGATCTCCTCGTGCGAGCTGCTCGCCGGCGCCGTCCGCACCGGCCCGCTGGCGGTCGACCTGCAGTTCCCCTACCACCCGCACGTCACGGTCGCCCACCACCTCGACGACCCGGCGCTCGACCGCGCCTTCGACGAGCTCGCGGACTTCGAGTGCCGGTTCGCGGTCGACTCCTTCAGCCTCTACGTCCACGACGAGGAGGCGGGCTGGCGGCCCACCTCCTCCTACGATCTCGGGTGA
- a CDS encoding lipase family protein, giving the protein MIASLVTLLTTTLAVGALGQAPAGAVVPEPPRPAFYEAPATLPSANGAVIRSEKMTFLLDPLDATSLVRNANRVLYRTTNRAGRAIAASGTVLVPNAPWIGVGSRPVIGYAPGTQGMADRCAPSRLFSEGIEYEGIGIEALLLRGYAVAMPDYEGLGTAGVHTYMDRVSQGRATLDAIRAAQRLSGTGLSPSSPVGIMGYSQGGGAAASAVELASTYAPDLKVRGAVVGAVPADLARVATTLDGGLYSAFAFFALRGLSASYDVDLAPYLNDRGRAVSDQVEQECVFDLLNHAFVKSSTLSASGRPMSALMEQEPFRSIVEAQRIGTIKPTVPVLVTHSALDDVIPYAVGRQLARSWCGRGANVWFSTNLAPLHVGGIVPQTAEALPFFEARFAGLPQLSNCWAI; this is encoded by the coding sequence GTGATCGCGTCACTCGTCACCCTGCTCACCACCACGCTCGCCGTCGGCGCGCTCGGACAGGCGCCGGCCGGCGCCGTCGTCCCCGAGCCGCCCCGACCGGCGTTCTACGAGGCGCCCGCCACCCTGCCCTCGGCCAACGGGGCGGTGATCCGCAGCGAGAAGATGACCTTCCTGCTCGACCCGCTCGACGCCACCAGCCTGGTCCGCAACGCCAACCGGGTGCTCTACCGCACCACCAACCGCGCGGGTCGCGCGATCGCCGCCTCCGGCACCGTCCTGGTCCCGAACGCGCCGTGGATCGGCGTCGGCTCCCGGCCGGTCATCGGCTACGCCCCCGGCACCCAGGGCATGGCCGACCGCTGCGCGCCCTCGCGCCTGTTCTCCGAGGGGATCGAGTACGAGGGCATCGGCATCGAGGCCCTGCTGCTGCGCGGCTACGCCGTCGCCATGCCCGACTACGAGGGCCTCGGCACCGCCGGCGTGCACACCTACATGGACCGCGTCTCCCAGGGACGTGCCACCCTCGATGCGATCCGGGCCGCCCAGCGCCTCAGCGGCACCGGCCTGAGCCCCAGCAGCCCGGTCGGGATCATGGGCTACTCCCAGGGCGGCGGCGCCGCCGCCTCCGCGGTCGAGCTGGCCTCCACCTACGCCCCCGACCTCAAGGTCAGGGGCGCGGTCGTCGGGGCCGTCCCGGCCGACCTCGCCAGGGTCGCCACGACCCTCGACGGCGGCCTCTACTCCGCGTTCGCGTTCTTCGCCCTGCGCGGGCTGTCCGCGAGCTACGACGTCGACCTCGCGCCCTACCTCAACGACCGTGGCCGCGCGGTCAGCGACCAGGTCGAGCAGGAGTGCGTCTTCGACCTGCTCAACCACGCGTTCGTGAAGTCGTCCACGCTCAGCGCGAGCGGCAGGCCGATGTCGGCGCTGATGGAGCAGGAGCCGTTCCGCTCGATCGTGGAGGCGCAGCGCATCGGCACCATCAAGCCGACCGTGCCGGTCCTCGTCACCCACTCCGCCCTCGACGACGTCATCCCGTACGCCGTGGGCAGGCAGCTGGCCCGGTCGTGGTGCGGCAGGGGCGCGAACGTGTGGTTCTCCACCAACCTCGCCCCGCTCCACGTCGGCGGGATCGTGCCGCAGACCGCCGAGGCGCTGCCGTTCTTCGAGGCGCGCTTCGCCGGCCTGCCCCAGCTGAGCAACTGCTGGGCCATCTGA
- the trpS gene encoding tryptophan--tRNA ligase: protein MVGTRPTLHNRFVAPDARLVGSCVVSDTFRAAQARSEAIEQQMATDPASLRMLTGDRPTGALHIGHYFGSIRNRVRLQDSGAEIWQLVADYQVITDREIAGDIAGNVRNLLLDNVAAGLDPEKATIFTHSSVPALNQLMLPFLSLVSVAELQRNPTVKDEAKSAGITSIGGLLLTYPVHQAADILFCKANVVPVGRDQLPHLEQTRVIARRFNDRYAPVFPEPGALLSEAPLILGTDGTKMSKSKGNVVELRMSADETAKKLKGAKTDSDRVITYDPEGRPEVANLLTLIGLCEGVDPATVAEEIGDGGGGALKGRLTDAINTELAPLRARRAELAADPGYLEDVLRRGNERANEVAEATLSEVREAMGMVY from the coding sequence ATGGTCGGCACCCGCCCGACCCTACATAACCGGTTCGTCGCGCCCGACGCCCGCTTAGTAGGCTCGTGCGTCGTGAGTGACACCTTCCGCGCCGCCCAGGCCCGCAGCGAGGCGATCGAGCAGCAGATGGCCACCGACCCGGCCTCGCTGCGGATGCTGACCGGGGACCGTCCGACCGGAGCGCTGCACATCGGGCACTACTTCGGCTCGATCCGCAACCGCGTCCGCCTCCAGGACAGCGGCGCGGAGATCTGGCAGCTCGTCGCCGACTACCAGGTGATCACCGACCGCGAGATCGCCGGCGACATCGCGGGCAACGTCCGCAACCTGCTGCTCGACAACGTCGCCGCTGGCCTCGACCCGGAGAAGGCGACGATCTTCACCCACTCGTCCGTCCCGGCGCTCAACCAGCTGATGCTGCCGTTCCTCAGCCTGGTCAGCGTCGCCGAGCTCCAGCGCAACCCCACCGTGAAGGACGAGGCGAAGTCGGCCGGGATCACCTCGATCGGCGGCCTGCTGCTCACCTACCCGGTCCACCAGGCCGCGGACATCCTGTTCTGCAAGGCCAACGTCGTCCCGGTCGGGCGCGACCAGCTCCCCCACCTCGAGCAGACCCGCGTCATCGCGCGGCGCTTCAACGACCGCTACGCGCCGGTGTTCCCCGAGCCGGGCGCGCTGCTCTCCGAGGCGCCGCTGATCCTCGGCACCGACGGCACCAAGATGAGCAAGTCCAAGGGCAACGTGGTCGAGCTGCGGATGAGCGCCGACGAGACCGCGAAGAAGCTCAAGGGCGCCAAGACCGACAGCGACCGGGTCATCACCTACGACCCGGAGGGGCGTCCCGAGGTCGCCAACCTGCTGACCCTCATCGGCCTGTGCGAGGGCGTCGACCCGGCGACCGTGGCCGAGGAGATCGGCGACGGTGGCGGCGGCGCCCTGAAGGGCCGGCTCACCGACGCCATCAACACCGAGCTCGCCCCGCTGCGCGCGCGGCGCGCCGAGCTCGCTGCCGACCCGGGCTACCTCGAGGACGTCCTGCGCCGTGGCAACGAGCGGGCCAACGAGGTCGCCGAGGCCACGCTCTCCGAGGTCCGCGAGGCGATGGGCATGGTCTACTGA